The following are encoded together in the Adhaeribacter arboris genome:
- a CDS encoding T9SS type A sorting domain-containing protein, translating into MAITNAPANLTGNQYRVIVSGLCDEVTSEAATLTVNPEEKVELTCPTIPVQCYRFDCQYTLPELKASNPDLVESISYTITGATKRSGTGYNASGKLNPGTSTITWKVKDKSGNESTCQSTVTVNKPLLAYIADAKANCKGVEENTVYKGYDPASSLTLKVSVLGGTAPYKYKWSTGATTQSIKVGTGSSCTYKVVITDAKGCTTIAFKYVKVIDVRCGPKNDKVEVCHKDNKGKRNTLCISKKDVASHLNHGDYLGDCPGKNNKRVASPETVVMVEEQPEPLTIQVLGNPAPEYFTLVPQGGSKESLILRVIDAKGQVMETRTNVAATQVIELGRPYRSGMYLVEVVQGQQRFTLKLVKSGY; encoded by the coding sequence TTGGCAATCACCAATGCGCCGGCTAACCTCACTGGCAACCAATACCGGGTTATTGTGAGTGGACTTTGTGATGAGGTTACTTCTGAGGCAGCTACTTTGACGGTTAATCCAGAAGAGAAGGTCGAACTTACCTGCCCAACCATCCCCGTGCAATGCTACCGCTTTGATTGCCAGTATACCTTGCCCGAGTTAAAAGCCAGTAATCCGGATTTAGTAGAAAGTATTAGTTATACCATTACCGGAGCCACCAAACGCAGCGGCACGGGCTATAATGCCAGCGGCAAGTTAAACCCCGGTACCAGCACCATCACCTGGAAAGTAAAAGATAAATCCGGCAATGAAAGCACTTGCCAGAGTACGGTAACGGTGAACAAACCGCTGCTCGCTTACATTGCCGATGCGAAAGCAAACTGTAAGGGAGTAGAGGAAAACACGGTGTATAAGGGTTACGACCCGGCGAGTTCCCTGACTTTAAAAGTGAGCGTTCTGGGTGGCACGGCTCCGTACAAATACAAATGGTCCACTGGTGCCACTACGCAATCCATCAAGGTAGGTACCGGCAGCAGTTGTACCTACAAAGTAGTGATTACCGATGCCAAAGGTTGTACTACTATAGCCTTTAAATACGTGAAAGTAATTGACGTGCGCTGCGGACCGAAGAACGACAAAGTAGAAGTGTGTCACAAAGACAACAAAGGCAAACGGAATACTTTGTGCATCAGCAAAAAAGACGTAGCTAGTCATTTAAACCACGGCGATTATTTGGGTGATTGCCCCGGTAAAAATAACAAACGGGTAGCTTCTCCCGAAACAGTGGTTATGGTAGAAGAGCAGCCAGAGCCATTAACCATCCAGGTACTGGGTAATCCCGCGCCAGAATATTTTACCTTAGTACCGCAGGGAGGCAGTAAAGAGAGCTTAATCCTCCGGGTAATCGATGCGAAAGGCCAGGTAATGGAAACCCGAACTAACGTAGCCGCCACTCAAGTAATTGAACTCGGCCGACCTTACCGTTCGGGCATGTATTTGGTAGAAGTGGTACAAGGCCAGCAACGGTTTACCCTGAAGCTGGTGAAAAGCGGTTACTAG
- a CDS encoding response regulator has translation MEQLNKVLIVDDDLVARFLVERILTKKKVSKQIVTASNGEEALAVLNNINSQETYPDLIFLDIKMPVMDGFEFLEALQHSELSKLPIKIVLLTSSFNQQDVERAKNYSVAVYLIKPLIGENLSTIMI, from the coding sequence ATGGAACAACTAAATAAAGTTTTAATAGTAGATGATGACCTGGTTGCCCGTTTTTTGGTGGAAAGAATATTGACCAAGAAGAAAGTTAGTAAACAAATTGTAACGGCTTCTAATGGAGAAGAGGCCTTAGCGGTACTAAACAACATTAATAGTCAAGAAACCTATCCGGATTTAATTTTTCTAGACATTAAAATGCCCGTGATGGACGGCTTTGAATTCTTAGAAGCCTTACAGCATTCGGAATTGAGTAAGCTGCCAATAAAAATAGTTTTATTAACTTCTTCCTTTAATCAGCAGGATGTAGAAAGAGCAAAAAACTATTCAGTAGCCGTCTATCTCATAAAACCACTCATAGGTGAAAATTTAAGCACCATTATGATTTAA
- a CDS encoding ATP-binding protein, with translation MKNYKNYLVDLTNCDTEPIHIIGRIQPHGFLLVIDKATHTVEQVSDNLSAYLSHDPENVINRLLSTLLTPEEYRFITEIINQELFVQPQIISWQGQPFFGFFHFSDGKIILECEPYTNQRDNDQLKHNNRVALLSQQLNQMEDLADVAEIVAITMAKALAYDRVEVIQFDPEWNSEVIGEAHNASLPAYLGHHFPASDIPAPARELLLKKHIRQIPDVNAEAAEIIPYHNSVTGTPTNILLSELRNPSEIHLEYVKNMGVAATISFSILVKGKLWGLISCHNVVSVYLNVWQRQVGDLITKTFANVILSLQEKRDVKQWARYRHNEELLIKQINQSKDIQAGLLHQDLNLLAITESTGAALFLGNKFTTFGQVPTEEQMLYLINWLATNEVERLFCTRELSKRFPEAIAYRNVASGLLALEISRYNKEYLLFFKPEMQETRIWAGNPEQPKMGIDLRLHPRKSFEKWEEEIQGKSLPWSLNEQEITQTLLKDIIAIQLRNQATELESLNKGLNTVAGKLQAKNNQLEDFALIMSHNLKSPLNNINGLHQVYQQEPNPEMAIMVLDRIKLVSNNMAETIDDLNIILKNRTDNQLPWEEIYLPDLIQKETQNLAAVIEQTDAEVQTNLQAPVIYLPKIYAESILHNFLSNALKYRSSNRKPCIQVKSWLQNEHIYLSVTDNGLGMDLNRMGNKLFGLYKTFHRHEQAKGLGLYLTKMQIEALGGEVQVTSELDKGTTFTVSFSTVGD, from the coding sequence ATGAAAAATTACAAAAATTACCTTGTTGATCTTACCAATTGCGATACAGAACCTATTCATATTATTGGTCGCATTCAACCGCACGGTTTTTTACTGGTGATAGATAAAGCTACCCATACGGTAGAGCAGGTTAGCGATAATCTTTCGGCCTATCTTAGCCATGATCCGGAAAATGTAATAAATAGACTCTTGTCAACCTTACTTACTCCGGAGGAATATAGATTTATTACCGAAATAATAAACCAGGAATTGTTTGTCCAACCGCAGATTATATCGTGGCAAGGGCAGCCATTTTTCGGTTTCTTTCACTTTTCTGATGGGAAAATTATTCTGGAATGCGAGCCTTATACCAATCAGAGGGATAATGACCAATTAAAGCATAACAACAGAGTAGCGCTCCTAAGTCAGCAGTTAAACCAAATGGAAGACTTAGCCGATGTAGCGGAGATAGTGGCTATAACTATGGCGAAGGCTCTGGCTTACGACCGGGTTGAAGTAATTCAGTTTGATCCGGAATGGAACTCCGAAGTAATTGGCGAAGCCCATAATGCATCTTTACCGGCTTATTTGGGGCATCATTTCCCCGCCAGTGATATCCCGGCTCCCGCCCGCGAACTTTTGTTGAAAAAACACATCCGCCAAATTCCGGATGTAAATGCCGAAGCAGCCGAAATTATCCCGTACCATAATTCCGTAACCGGAACCCCCACCAATATTCTACTATCGGAGCTGCGTAATCCTTCCGAAATTCACCTGGAATACGTAAAAAATATGGGAGTAGCGGCTACCATTTCGTTTTCTATTTTAGTGAAAGGAAAATTATGGGGCTTAATCTCGTGTCATAACGTAGTGTCGGTTTATTTAAACGTTTGGCAACGACAGGTAGGAGATTTAATTACGAAGACATTTGCCAATGTTATTTTATCACTTCAGGAAAAACGGGATGTAAAACAATGGGCCCGGTACCGGCACAACGAAGAACTGCTTATTAAACAAATAAACCAGAGTAAAGATATTCAGGCGGGATTGCTGCATCAGGATTTAAACTTATTAGCTATCACAGAAAGCACCGGCGCCGCTTTATTTTTAGGTAACAAATTTACTACGTTCGGCCAGGTTCCTACCGAAGAGCAAATGCTTTATTTAATTAATTGGCTTGCTACAAATGAGGTCGAACGGCTATTTTGCACACGCGAATTATCTAAAAGATTTCCGGAAGCAATTGCCTACCGAAACGTGGCTAGTGGATTATTGGCTCTGGAAATATCGCGGTATAACAAAGAGTACCTCTTGTTTTTTAAACCCGAAATGCAAGAAACCCGGATTTGGGCCGGTAATCCGGAACAACCTAAAATGGGTATTGATTTACGCCTGCACCCACGAAAGTCATTTGAGAAGTGGGAAGAAGAAATTCAAGGCAAATCTTTGCCCTGGTCGCTAAACGAACAGGAAATCACGCAAACTTTGCTGAAGGATATTATTGCTATTCAATTAAGAAACCAGGCCACGGAACTGGAAAGCTTAAATAAAGGATTAAATACTGTTGCCGGCAAGCTCCAGGCTAAAAATAACCAACTGGAAGATTTTGCTTTAATAATGTCGCATAATCTAAAGTCGCCTTTAAATAACATTAATGGCTTGCACCAGGTGTACCAGCAAGAACCCAATCCGGAAATGGCGATTATGGTACTAGACCGAATTAAACTGGTGAGCAATAACATGGCCGAAACCATCGACGATTTAAACATTATTTTAAAGAATCGCACGGATAACCAATTGCCGTGGGAAGAAATATACCTGCCGGATCTTATTCAAAAAGAAACGCAGAATTTAGCGGCTGTTATCGAGCAAACCGATGCTGAGGTACAAACCAATTTGCAAGCGCCAGTTATTTACCTGCCTAAAATTTACGCCGAAAGTATCCTGCATAACTTTTTATCGAACGCTTTAAAGTACCGGTCTTCTAATCGAAAACCGTGCATTCAAGTAAAATCGTGGCTTCAAAACGAACACATTTACCTCTCGGTAACAGATAATGGCTTAGGTATGGATTTAAACCGGATGGGGAACAAGCTTTTTGGCCTGTACAAAACATTCCACCGCCACGAACAAGCCAAGGGCTTAGGCTTGTATCTGACTAAAATGCAAATTGAAGCATTAGGCGGCGAAGTACAAGTAACCAGCGAATTAGATAAAGGCACTACGTTTACAGTAAGCTTCAGCACCGTAGGCGATTAA
- a CDS encoding ferritin-like domain-containing protein yields the protein MSKKINPPDKKSDNIIITSLPLQRRAFLKYAGAGAALSTLLLSGCNDDDDGKFNGVVDTPPTPPPNPNTTPVNLGSGDIGILNYAYALEQLEAAFYDMVVKHAAFTTTFSNATERSVLTDIRDHEVAHRDFFKAVLGTNAIPALTPDFSLVNMTDRNAILMAAKTFEDVGVGAYNGAGKLLTDATNLALAGKIVSVEARHAAEIREMMKPNTFAARGGTPKPGEDAIITMMGLDLALTPTEVLTLAKPFIKNSINASSLPTS from the coding sequence ATGTCTAAAAAAATAAATCCGCCGGATAAAAAGTCGGATAATATTATAATTACGTCTTTGCCTTTACAAAGAAGAGCTTTTTTGAAATATGCCGGGGCGGGAGCTGCGTTATCTACGCTTTTACTTTCGGGTTGTAACGACGACGATGATGGTAAATTTAACGGGGTGGTAGATACCCCGCCTACCCCGCCCCCAAACCCTAATACAACTCCCGTTAATTTAGGCTCCGGCGATATAGGTATCTTAAACTATGCGTACGCGCTGGAACAACTAGAAGCTGCTTTTTACGATATGGTGGTAAAACATGCCGCTTTTACTACTACTTTTTCTAATGCTACGGAGCGCTCTGTTTTAACGGATATCCGCGACCACGAAGTAGCCCACCGCGATTTCTTTAAAGCGGTACTCGGCACGAATGCGATTCCGGCTTTAACGCCCGATTTTTCTTTGGTAAACATGACCGACCGGAACGCTATTTTAATGGCGGCTAAAACCTTCGAGGACGTAGGAGTAGGCGCTTATAACGGAGCGGGTAAATTACTAACCGATGCCACTAACCTGGCTTTAGCGGGTAAAATTGTTTCGGTGGAAGCACGCCACGCCGCCGAAATCCGGGAAATGATGAAGCCTAATACTTTTGCGGCCCGCGGCGGCACTCCTAAACCAGGGGAAGATGCTATTATAACCATGATGGGCTTAGACCTGGCCTTAACGCCAACCGAAGTACTAACACTGGCTAAGCCATTTATTAAAAATAGTATTAATGCGAGTAGTTTGCCAACCAGTTAA
- a CDS encoding ferritin-like domain-containing protein has translation MNILNIFSEIEKVDPEVYERFDSRRQVFKYMSGFGKKLAAAAVPVAFGAVFNKAYGQTGNNADIIAILNFALTAELTDSTYYGKVLAANSPDLPAEAKAGLQIIFDNEKGHVATLQKAITDLGGTPITIDEARLDYTAGGKVPDPFTNYATILALGQAFEDTGVRAYKGQAPKPALMNNNAVLQTALQIHSAEARHAAYFRRMRRMSQNQEANKPWITGNNRGGLPEFAQAVYAGEEATTQANVNIASIVAGTVASEAFDEPLEMAQVIAILNNFFKEGQKLPG, from the coding sequence ATGAATATTTTAAATATATTTTCCGAAATAGAAAAAGTAGATCCGGAGGTTTACGAGCGTTTCGACAGCCGCCGCCAGGTTTTTAAATACATGAGTGGTTTTGGCAAGAAACTAGCCGCTGCTGCCGTACCCGTAGCTTTCGGTGCCGTTTTTAATAAAGCCTATGGCCAAACGGGTAATAATGCGGATATTATTGCTATACTAAATTTTGCTTTAACCGCCGAGCTCACCGACTCTACTTATTACGGTAAAGTTTTAGCCGCCAATAGCCCCGATTTACCCGCCGAAGCCAAAGCGGGTTTACAAATTATTTTTGATAATGAGAAGGGACACGTAGCTACTTTACAAAAAGCTATTACAGATTTAGGCGGCACGCCAATTACCATCGACGAGGCCCGGCTGGACTATACGGCCGGCGGTAAAGTACCCGATCCATTTACCAATTATGCTACTATTCTGGCGTTGGGTCAGGCATTTGAAGATACGGGCGTACGCGCCTACAAAGGCCAGGCTCCTAAGCCCGCCCTGATGAATAATAACGCTGTTTTGCAAACGGCCTTGCAAATACACTCGGCGGAGGCGCGTCATGCGGCTTATTTCCGGCGAATGCGCCGGATGAGCCAGAACCAGGAAGCAAACAAACCCTGGATTACCGGCAACAACCGGGGCGGTTTACCAGAATTTGCCCAGGCAGTATACGCCGGCGAAGAAGCTACTACCCAGGCCAACGTAAATATTGCTAGCATCGTAGCCGGTACGGTTGCCTCCGAAGCTTTTGACGAGCCTTTGGAAATGGCCCAGGTAATTGCCATTCTGAATAATTTCTTTAAAGAAGGCCAAAAACTACCCGGTTAA
- a CDS encoding serine hydrolase domain-containing protein, translating into MINPQILPFMRVNRRDFLKQISAGTAGLSLMAWLPNPLRASTLKTSGLPRSTPEQQGLSSTAILAFIKAVEEKNLGLHSLMVVRNGQVVAEGWWAPYAPGLKHTLFSLSKSFTSTAIGLAVAEGKCKVSDKVISFFPDDQPAEVSPNLAAMRVKDLLTMTTGHEKDTIPPLLQEKSGGWTRKFLSLPVEREPGTYFLYNTGATYMLSAILQKVTGQTVLDYLTPRLFQPLGIEGADWESSPDGINAGGFGLRIRTEDIAKFGQLYLQKGQWNNKQIIPAAWVEEATKYQVPNAASTTPVHDWNQGYGYQFWRSQHNTYRGDGAMGQYCLVMPEQNTVIAITSETHDMQAILTQVWDILFPNLKPAALPTDKKAQTELKQKLAALTLLPAKISAASPLSATISGKTFRVQDNPLHVETVAFTFAKNACTVELKDTKETHRIVCGLNNWVQGETRVPGNPPAFVAMEKKEPVPKEKIAAFGTWTSPNTFILTWVFNQTPHSETITCNFENNSVRLEFKDSVSAKVPSRKKEQPILVGQMIG; encoded by the coding sequence ATGATAAACCCGCAAATTCTACCTTTTATGCGCGTAAACCGGAGAGATTTTTTAAAACAAATAAGTGCTGGAACTGCCGGCCTTAGTCTTATGGCCTGGTTACCCAACCCTTTGCGGGCGTCTACCTTAAAAACAAGTGGGTTGCCTCGCAGCACGCCGGAACAGCAAGGCCTTTCTTCAACGGCTATTTTAGCTTTTATAAAGGCCGTGGAAGAAAAGAACCTGGGTTTACACAGTTTAATGGTGGTACGCAACGGGCAGGTCGTAGCCGAAGGTTGGTGGGCGCCGTACGCGCCCGGGTTAAAGCATACGCTGTTCTCGTTAAGTAAAAGCTTTACTTCTACGGCCATTGGCTTGGCTGTAGCGGAGGGTAAATGTAAAGTAAGCGACAAAGTAATTTCTTTCTTCCCCGATGACCAACCCGCGGAAGTTAGCCCGAACCTGGCCGCCATGCGCGTGAAGGACTTACTCACCATGACTACCGGCCACGAAAAGGATACCATACCGCCTTTGTTACAGGAAAAATCCGGTGGTTGGACGCGTAAATTTTTGTCGTTGCCGGTAGAGCGGGAGCCGGGTACGTATTTCTTGTATAATACCGGGGCTACTTACATGTTATCGGCCATTTTGCAAAAAGTTACCGGCCAAACCGTGCTGGATTATTTAACCCCGCGATTATTTCAGCCACTGGGCATTGAAGGCGCCGATTGGGAGAGCAGCCCCGATGGAATAAATGCGGGTGGTTTTGGCTTGCGCATCCGGACCGAAGATATTGCTAAATTTGGCCAGTTGTACCTGCAAAAAGGCCAGTGGAACAATAAACAAATTATACCGGCCGCCTGGGTAGAAGAAGCGACGAAATACCAGGTTCCGAATGCGGCGAGTACCACGCCCGTACACGACTGGAATCAAGGTTATGGTTACCAATTCTGGCGCAGCCAGCATAACACGTACCGCGGCGATGGCGCTATGGGGCAGTATTGTTTGGTAATGCCGGAGCAAAACACGGTAATAGCCATTACCAGCGAAACCCACGACATGCAAGCTATTCTGACGCAGGTGTGGGATATCCTATTCCCGAATCTAAAACCTGCGGCATTGCCGACCGATAAAAAAGCTCAAACCGAATTAAAACAAAAATTAGCTGCGCTTACCTTGTTGCCAGCTAAAATTAGCGCTGCTTCGCCGCTTAGCGCCACTATTTCGGGTAAAACTTTCCGGGTGCAGGATAATCCGCTCCACGTGGAAACCGTAGCTTTTACGTTCGCAAAAAATGCCTGTACCGTGGAATTAAAAGATACCAAAGAAACTCACCGGATTGTGTGCGGATTGAACAATTGGGTGCAAGGCGAAACCCGGGTTCCCGGCAATCCGCCAGCGTTTGTGGCGATGGAGAAAAAAGAACCGGTGCCCAAAGAAAAAATAGCGGCTTTCGGTACCTGGACTTCCCCGAATACTTTTATCCTAACCTGGGTTTTCAACCAAACGCCTCACTCCGAAACCATCACCTGTAATTTCGAAAATAATTCGGTACGGTTGGAGTTTAAGGACAGCGTTAGTGCTAAAGTACCAAGCCGGAAAAAAGAACAACCAATATTAGTGGGACAGATGATTGGGTAA
- a CDS encoding PQQ-dependent sugar dehydrogenase, with the protein MKKLFLRATYFFTFLAGITCLSAYHSETPPIKNTKKLAEPANLKLPTGFKATIVADSLVSARHLVVSKTGDIYVKLSKLKNGSGLYHLRDTNKDGFLDQQTGIGNYPGTGIALKNNYLYSASNTGVYRYQLNAKDEVMQPEQPEEIVKGLVAKTRDVSKSIAVDNKGNLYVTVGSPDETCRDESGKGIMPCPLLDSVGGIWQFKTNQKSQTYGTAVHYATGLKNVVGLDWNTQTNSLFAMMHGRGQFHDKFPQYYTPEQSTQLPAETMFELKAPGADAGWPYVYYDHQQKKKMLTPEYGGDGKKTGGEKTLDPVIAFPAHLGPNGLLFYTGTMFPARYKNGAFIAFHGKSTELQKGYMVAFVPFKNGKSAGDWEIFADNFAGVDLVQPTGPIQHRPCGLAQGPDGALYVSDDLKGTIYRITYTGKK; encoded by the coding sequence ATGAAAAAACTCTTTTTACGCGCTACTTACTTTTTCACTTTTTTAGCTGGAATTACCTGCTTATCGGCTTACCACTCCGAAACCCCTCCCATTAAAAATACGAAGAAACTGGCTGAACCCGCGAATTTAAAACTCCCAACCGGCTTTAAAGCTACTATTGTAGCCGACAGCCTGGTGTCGGCCCGGCATTTGGTAGTAAGTAAAACAGGCGATATTTACGTTAAACTGTCCAAACTAAAGAACGGCAGCGGCTTGTATCATTTACGCGACACTAATAAGGATGGCTTTTTAGACCAGCAAACCGGTATTGGTAATTACCCGGGTACCGGCATTGCGCTAAAAAACAATTATTTGTATTCGGCTTCTAATACGGGCGTTTACCGGTACCAGCTCAACGCCAAAGACGAGGTAATGCAGCCGGAGCAACCCGAAGAAATTGTAAAAGGCCTGGTAGCGAAAACCCGCGATGTATCTAAATCGATAGCGGTAGATAATAAAGGAAATTTGTACGTTACCGTGGGTTCTCCGGATGAGACCTGTCGCGATGAAAGTGGCAAAGGTATAATGCCCTGTCCGCTGCTGGATTCGGTAGGGGGCATCTGGCAGTTCAAAACCAACCAAAAAAGCCAGACCTACGGCACTGCCGTGCATTACGCTACCGGTTTAAAAAATGTGGTAGGCCTGGACTGGAATACCCAAACCAATTCTTTATTTGCCATGATGCACGGCCGCGGGCAATTTCACGATAAGTTTCCGCAATATTATACCCCGGAGCAATCTACGCAACTACCGGCCGAAACCATGTTTGAACTAAAAGCTCCCGGTGCCGATGCCGGCTGGCCTTATGTTTATTACGACCACCAGCAAAAGAAGAAAATGCTAACCCCGGAATACGGCGGCGACGGCAAAAAAACGGGCGGCGAAAAAACTTTGGACCCAGTTATAGCTTTCCCGGCCCACTTGGGTCCGAATGGTTTGTTATTTTACACGGGTACTATGTTTCCGGCCCGTTATAAAAATGGCGCTTTCATTGCCTTTCACGGTAAATCAACGGAACTGCAAAAAGGGTATATGGTAGCATTTGTGCCCTTTAAAAACGGTAAATCCGCCGGCGATTGGGAAATTTTTGCCGATAATTTTGCCGGGGTAGATTTAGTGCAGCCCACCGGCCCCATTCAACACCGCCCCTGTGGTCTGGCCCAAGGCCCGGATGGCGCTTTGTATGTGTCGGATGATTTAAAAGGCACGATTTACCGGATTACCTACACCGGCAAAAAGTAA
- a CDS encoding tetratricopeptide repeat protein translates to MNQLFIRYLDRILVVILVLLVPLFAAGQTRFLTQVPPAQRLPRLWQYCSEHSISDWDSTASHQFLNAVTTTADSLDDEKLKSYAQYFRICYRLLFSNRYQQYYPPGDYQRPMAIFLKAQAWALKNNNPDIAAACEHYIGQVYFQNAQYGLAFDHLLQSDAAFRRIGYPNVPAIAIYLSNLGLNYYRFEEYDKALAYFLAAARYPFYFPRIELSTLNSIGLIYARTTNWEKAISFYRRTIKKAQIYKDVAWLGIASGNLGNVFLTTGQNDSALFYHRKNYKINAAAPLAPEDAAKSALAVARVFIRQQQTDSAQFYLQASQPLARESITDPADRLEFNRRRLGVLKELCQKNGLYQKALLFSDSLAITEDSLQQLLDAKILSRSMNKAEAVRYGAELKLLQAQKNLSRWQFSVIIVALLLIIVVIGWLFNRYRMRQRRQAELAEKENKLLATEKKLAEEKWQHAENLLVAYISTLKDKAHLINDLTAELHHLRENSRQTDLSSMASRIEQLVSTTILTEEDWRHFRQLFDQTYPGFIFRLKEKMPDLSPAETRFLILTKLQLSSRDMAHMLGLSVGAIRKARYRLRKKFNLEEEVTLDTLIQQV, encoded by the coding sequence ATGAACCAACTATTTATCAGGTATTTAGACCGAATTTTGGTAGTGATACTCGTCCTGCTGGTTCCTCTATTCGCCGCTGGGCAAACCCGTTTTCTGACCCAAGTTCCCCCGGCGCAAAGGTTACCCCGGCTCTGGCAATATTGCTCGGAACACTCCATTTCAGACTGGGACTCTACGGCTAGTCACCAATTCTTAAATGCGGTAACCACTACCGCCGATAGCCTCGACGACGAAAAATTAAAAAGTTACGCGCAATATTTCCGGATTTGTTACCGCCTGCTTTTCTCCAACCGGTACCAACAATATTATCCACCCGGCGATTACCAAAGGCCAATGGCCATATTTTTAAAAGCCCAAGCCTGGGCCTTGAAAAATAATAACCCCGATATAGCCGCCGCCTGTGAGCATTACATCGGGCAGGTATACTTCCAAAATGCCCAGTATGGTCTTGCTTTCGACCACTTACTCCAATCCGACGCGGCTTTCCGGCGAATTGGCTACCCGAATGTGCCGGCGATCGCTATTTACTTGTCCAACCTAGGCCTGAACTATTACCGCTTCGAAGAGTACGATAAAGCCCTGGCTTACTTTCTGGCGGCAGCCCGGTATCCGTTTTACTTTCCCCGGATAGAACTCAGTACCCTTAATTCCATCGGTTTAATTTACGCGCGCACAACAAACTGGGAAAAAGCCATCTCTTTTTACCGCCGTACTATTAAAAAAGCGCAGATTTATAAAGATGTGGCTTGGTTAGGTATTGCTTCGGGTAATTTGGGAAATGTTTTTCTCACCACCGGACAAAACGATTCTGCTCTTTTTTATCACCGTAAAAATTACAAAATAAACGCGGCGGCTCCACTTGCGCCGGAAGATGCGGCCAAATCGGCTTTGGCTGTAGCCCGGGTATTTATCCGGCAGCAGCAAACCGACAGTGCGCAGTTTTACCTGCAAGCGAGCCAACCCCTGGCGCGGGAAAGCATTACTGACCCGGCAGATCGTTTGGAATTTAATCGGCGGCGGCTCGGCGTACTAAAAGAACTTTGCCAAAAAAACGGATTATACCAAAAAGCTCTTTTATTTTCCGATTCGCTGGCCATTACAGAAGACAGCTTGCAGCAACTGCTGGATGCCAAAATACTCAGTCGGTCCATGAACAAAGCTGAAGCCGTGCGGTACGGGGCGGAGCTTAAATTATTGCAAGCGCAGAAAAACTTAAGCCGCTGGCAATTTTCCGTAATAATTGTTGCTTTACTTTTGATTATCGTGGTAATTGGTTGGCTTTTTAACCGCTACCGGATGCGGCAAAGGCGGCAGGCAGAGTTGGCCGAAAAAGAAAATAAGTTATTAGCCACAGAGAAAAAGCTGGCCGAAGAAAAATGGCAGCACGCCGAAAACTTACTGGTTGCTTATATCAGCACTTTAAAAGATAAAGCCCACCTGATTAATGACTTAACGGCAGAACTGCACCATCTCAGAGAAAATAGCCGCCAGACTGATTTATCCTCTATGGCTAGCAGGATAGAACAATTAGTATCCACTACTATTTTAACCGAGGAAGACTGGCGGCATTTTCGTCAGTTATTTGACCAAACCTATCCCGGCTTTATTTTTCGGTTAAAAGAGAAAATGCCTGATCTTTCGCCGGCAGAAACGCGATTTCTGATTTTAACCAAGCTTCAACTGTCATCTCGTGACATGGCCCACATGCTAGGTCTCTCCGTAGGTGCCATTCGCAAAGCCCGTTACCGGCTACGAAAGAAATTTAATTTGGAAGAAGAAGTCACTCTCGACACGTTAATCCAACAAGTATAG
- a CDS encoding type II toxin-antitoxin system PemK/MazF family toxin, with protein sequence MTKGKIILVPFPFDNFSGTKVRPAICLTNEIGFYNHVVIAFISCRIPPSLEESDLLIEMKGQAFKATGLSVDSVIKLHRLVTIPKSLIKRQLGVFPANQQAEIETKLKTLFEL encoded by the coding sequence ATGACTAAAGGGAAAATTATTCTGGTTCCTTTTCCATTTGATAACTTTAGTGGAACCAAAGTAAGACCAGCTATTTGTTTAACCAATGAAATAGGCTTTTACAATCATGTGGTAATTGCCTTTATTAGTTGTCGAATCCCTCCTTCACTTGAAGAATCGGACTTACTTATCGAAATGAAAGGCCAAGCTTTTAAAGCAACCGGACTTTCAGTTGATTCAGTTATAAAACTTCATCGACTGGTAACCATACCAAAAAGCTTAATCAAAAGACAATTAGGTGTTTTTCCTGCAAATCAGCAGGCAGAAATAGAGACTAAACTAAAAACTCTATTTGAATTGTAA